One genomic region from Evansella sp. LMS18 encodes:
- the hutI gene encoding imidazolonepropionase — protein MGYVFIKNANELLTVKGHSEKPARKEAMNDLGIIENGALLIKEGKIEAAGETEFLKEKYSDEISQADVVDANGKVVAPGFVDPHTHLVFAGTRENEYNMRLQGASYMEIMEQGGGIHATTRMTREASFEDLYEQSFRRLDKFLEHGVTTLEAKSGYGMEWEVEKRQLEVAHELDKNHPIDIVHTFMGAHVIPQEYKDRPDEFVRIVTDEMLPEAAESNLAEFNDVFCERGVYTPEQSRRILEAGKKYGLLPKIHADEIEPYGGAELAAEVGAVSADHLLKVSDRGLEMMAEKGVVAVLLPGTAFFLMAESANGRKAIDAGVPVALSTDCNPGSSPSVSMPFMLNLASLKMGMTPAEAITAATINAAHAIKRGSTIGSLEPGKTADVVIWDIPHHLQFTYHYGVNHTETVIKNGKIVYSKGDKL, from the coding sequence ATGGGCTATGTATTCATAAAAAACGCAAATGAACTTTTGACAGTGAAAGGACATTCGGAAAAGCCGGCCCGGAAAGAAGCAATGAACGACCTTGGAATCATTGAAAACGGCGCACTCCTTATTAAAGAAGGGAAAATCGAAGCTGCCGGGGAAACCGAATTTTTGAAAGAAAAATATTCTGATGAAATCAGTCAGGCGGACGTCGTGGATGCAAATGGAAAGGTCGTAGCTCCAGGTTTTGTTGACCCTCATACCCACCTTGTTTTCGCCGGTACAAGAGAAAACGAATATAACATGAGGCTGCAGGGAGCTTCCTATATGGAAATCATGGAGCAGGGCGGAGGCATTCATGCCACAACAAGAATGACCCGGGAGGCATCGTTTGAAGATTTGTATGAACAAAGCTTTCGCAGGCTTGATAAATTCCTTGAGCACGGAGTGACCACCCTGGAAGCAAAAAGTGGTTATGGCATGGAGTGGGAAGTTGAAAAGCGGCAGTTAGAGGTGGCACATGAACTGGATAAAAACCATCCCATCGACATCGTCCACACTTTTATGGGAGCGCATGTCATTCCCCAGGAATATAAAGACCGACCTGATGAATTCGTACGGATTGTCACAGATGAAATGCTGCCAGAAGCAGCGGAGTCCAATCTCGCTGAGTTTAACGATGTTTTCTGTGAGCGGGGAGTGTATACGCCTGAGCAGTCAAGGAGAATCCTGGAAGCCGGAAAAAAATACGGCCTTCTTCCTAAAATACACGCTGATGAAATTGAGCCGTATGGAGGGGCAGAACTCGCCGCTGAGGTAGGAGCAGTGTCTGCAGACCATCTATTAAAAGTTTCCGACCGTGGCCTGGAGATGATGGCAGAAAAAGGGGTAGTCGCCGTGCTTCTCCCTGGTACAGCCTTTTTCCTTATGGCCGAATCTGCAAATGGAAGAAAAGCCATTGACGCCGGTGTGCCTGTTGCTCTTTCCACAGACTGCAACCCCGGTTCATCACCAAGTGTTTCCATGCCGTTCATGTTGAATCTGGCGAGCTTAAAAATGGGAATGACACCTGCAGAAGCCATCACGGCAGCAACGATAAATGCGGCACATGCAATTAAACGAGGCTCGACTATCGGGAGCTTAGAGCCGGGGAAAACAGCAGATGTAGTGATCTGGGATATTCCCCACCACCTGCAGTTTACTTATCATTATGGCGTTAACCATACAGAAACTGTTATAAAAAATGGGAAAATAGTTTATTCAAAGGGTGATAAACTATGA
- a CDS encoding thioredoxin family protein, with translation MEKAVSVEEIRSIVKAEEKVLLLIKTSNCTVCTAVEQQLNEFLHERIGLKAIKINIKDDQKVSGEYMVLTAPAVILFFQGKEIWRGARFISFSELEQVLLKLN, from the coding sequence GTGGAAAAGGCAGTTTCCGTTGAGGAAATAAGAAGCATCGTAAAAGCGGAAGAAAAAGTCCTCTTGCTCATAAAGACAAGCAATTGTACTGTTTGTACTGCTGTTGAACAGCAGCTTAATGAATTTCTTCATGAAAGAATAGGCTTAAAAGCAATTAAGATTAACATCAAGGATGACCAGAAAGTTTCCGGTGAATATATGGTACTGACAGCTCCTGCTGTTATTCTTTTTTTCCAAGGAAAGGAAATATGGAGAGGCGCGAGATTTATCAGTTTTTCAGAGCTGGAGCAGGTGCTTTTGAAGCTGAATTGA
- the mreBH gene encoding rod-share determining protein MreBH, whose amino-acid sequence MFSNTQIGIDLGTANILVYTKNKGIVLNEPSVVAIDVNTKQVLAIGNDAKNMVGKTPEHIVAIRPLKDGVIADYQVTIDMLKHIMRKVSKTVNLTLRKPNVVVCAPSGATSVERRAIHDAVKNFGARQVDLIEEPIAAAIGADLPVEEPIANVVVDIGGGTTEVAIISFGGVVTSHSLRLGGDQLDDDIIQYVRKKYNLLIGYRTAENIKMEIGYALIDHEEQTMEIRGRDLVTGLPKTITLSSLEIQGAIREPLLSILETIRTTLEDCPPELSGDIVDRGVILTGGGALLNGIQEWIAEEIDVPVHIAPSPLESVAIGTGRSLNIIHKLQKATK is encoded by the coding sequence ATGTTTTCAAACACTCAAATCGGGATTGATTTAGGTACTGCCAATATCCTTGTATATACGAAAAATAAAGGGATTGTTTTAAATGAGCCCTCTGTTGTCGCTATCGATGTAAATACAAAACAGGTGCTCGCCATTGGCAATGATGCGAAAAACATGGTGGGTAAGACTCCGGAACATATTGTTGCCATCCGTCCACTAAAAGACGGAGTAATTGCCGATTACCAGGTGACGATTGATATGCTGAAGCACATTATGAGAAAAGTGAGTAAAACAGTTAATTTAACTTTAAGAAAACCTAATGTGGTCGTCTGTGCTCCATCAGGTGCAACATCGGTGGAACGCCGGGCAATTCATGATGCCGTAAAGAACTTCGGCGCCAGACAGGTCGACCTTATTGAAGAGCCCATTGCAGCTGCAATCGGTGCTGACCTTCCGGTAGAAGAGCCAATCGCAAACGTAGTCGTGGATATAGGCGGCGGCACAACTGAAGTGGCGATTATTTCGTTCGGAGGTGTCGTTACTTCCCATTCCCTAAGGCTTGGAGGGGATCAGTTAGACGATGACATCATCCAGTATGTACGGAAGAAGTACAACCTGTTAATAGGTTACCGGACAGCGGAAAACATTAAGATGGAAATAGGTTATGCGCTCATAGACCATGAGGAGCAGACAATGGAAATCCGGGGAAGAGATTTAGTAACCGGCCTCCCTAAAACAATTACTTTAAGCTCATTAGAAATCCAGGGAGCGATCAGGGAACCATTGCTGTCCATTCTGGAAACAATCAGAACGACGCTGGAAGACTGCCCTCCTGAGTTAAGCGGAGATATAGTGGACCGTGGAGTCATTCTTACAGGAGGAGGAGCGCTGCTTAACGGCATTCAGGAATGGATTGCCGAAGAAATTGATGTGCCTGTCCATATAGCTCCAAGTCCTCTTGAATCAGTTGCTATAGGTACAGGACGATCTTTAAATATCATTCACAAGCTGCAAAAAGCTACTAAATAA
- a CDS encoding YhdT family protein has protein sequence MEDNKKPKMEDPRFKIANREAMIGVALVVFNFLWWYGFAYGLGSGPVEEYSYILGLPAWFFYSCVLGLAVMIILVIIVVKGFLKEVSFEDDGGQEK, from the coding sequence ATGGAAGATAATAAAAAACCAAAAATGGAGGACCCCCGGTTTAAGATTGCGAATCGCGAAGCTATGATCGGGGTAGCACTCGTTGTCTTTAATTTTCTCTGGTGGTATGGATTTGCCTATGGACTGGGCTCTGGCCCCGTGGAAGAATACAGCTACATATTAGGGCTGCCTGCCTGGTTTTTTTACAGTTGTGTCCTCGGGCTTGCTGTAATGATCATTCTTGTAATCATCGTCGTTAAAGGTTTCCTGAAAGAAGTCTCTTTTGAAGACGATGGGGGACAGGAAAAATGA
- a CDS encoding MOSC domain-containing protein: MKRLKANIISVNVGKPQTLSRGEKSVTSALEKTPAEGRIFLSRLNLAGDGQADLTNHGGEDKAVCVYAYDHYPFWEEELGQNLPLGAFGENLTVKGLVEEAVHIGDVFQWGEAQVQVSQPRVPCYKVGMRFGVGELPKLIAETGYTGFYMRVLKEGYVSADNPLQFVKRYSEISIAYVNHIYYEDRHNEEALKEISSIPELSAKWRESIQKQLA, translated from the coding sequence ATGAAACGGTTAAAGGCTAACATAATTTCAGTCAATGTGGGAAAGCCGCAAACTCTTTCCAGAGGTGAGAAATCAGTTACTTCCGCATTGGAAAAGACTCCGGCAGAGGGAAGGATATTTTTGTCCAGGCTGAATCTGGCGGGTGATGGACAGGCCGATTTAACTAACCATGGCGGGGAGGATAAAGCGGTATGCGTTTATGCTTACGACCATTATCCTTTCTGGGAAGAGGAGCTTGGGCAAAACCTGCCGCTGGGGGCTTTCGGTGAAAATCTGACAGTTAAAGGCCTGGTGGAAGAAGCGGTGCATATTGGCGATGTTTTCCAATGGGGAGAGGCTCAGGTTCAGGTAAGCCAGCCGAGGGTGCCGTGTTATAAAGTAGGCATGCGCTTTGGTGTGGGAGAACTTCCAAAGTTGATAGCAGAAACAGGCTACACCGGTTTTTATATGAGGGTGTTAAAGGAAGGATACGTCTCGGCAGATAACCCGCTCCAGTTTGTAAAGAGGTATTCAGAAATATCGATAGCTTACGTCAATCATATTTATTATGAGGACCGCCATAATGAGGAAGCGCTTAAGGAAATCAGCAGCATACCTGAACTGTCAGCTAAATGGCGGGAAAGCATTCAGAAACAGTTAGCGTGA
- a CDS encoding SDR family oxidoreductase: MDLGLKGKSVLVLASSKGLGKASAELYAKAGANVMITSRTEENLVKAAEDIKKHAEGKVTWKCCDVSKPAELESLIESTVQEFGGIDVLVNNAGGPPPGTFEELADEEWELAFQQNLMSIARTVRFALPYLKESRGKIINITSISMKEPVDGLLLSNVFRMGAAGLAKTLSKELAQYGILVNTIGPGRIATERLVELDGKRAERLNTNPEEVRKETEAGIPLGRYGKPEEFASTVLFLGSSLNTYITGQMFLVDGGMSKAY; this comes from the coding sequence GTGTGCTCGTACTTGCTTCAAGTAAAGGTCTTGGCAAAGCTTCCGCTGAATTGTATGCAAAAGCTGGAGCAAACGTGATGATTACAAGCAGGACAGAAGAAAACCTGGTAAAAGCTGCTGAGGACATAAAAAAGCATGCTGAAGGGAAAGTCACCTGGAAGTGCTGTGATGTTTCAAAACCAGCTGAACTGGAAAGTCTTATTGAAAGCACCGTTCAGGAGTTTGGGGGGATCGATGTTCTGGTTAACAATGCAGGGGGGCCGCCACCGGGAACATTTGAGGAACTGGCTGATGAAGAATGGGAATTAGCTTTCCAGCAAAATTTGATGAGTATCGCCCGTACAGTGCGGTTTGCACTTCCTTATCTCAAAGAATCCAGGGGAAAAATAATTAATATTACTTCTATCTCTATGAAAGAGCCGGTGGACGGACTGCTTCTCTCCAATGTTTTCAGGATGGGGGCAGCAGGCCTGGCAAAAACTTTATCAAAGGAACTGGCTCAGTACGGTATTTTAGTAAATACGATTGGTCCCGGGAGAATAGCGACGGAAAGGCTTGTGGAACTTGATGGGAAACGGGCTGAGAGGTTAAATACAAACCCGGAGGAAGTCAGAAAGGAAACAGAGGCTGGTATACCCCTGGGCAGGTATGGTAAACCAGAGGAATTTGCCAGTACTGTGTTATTTCTTGGTTCATCGTTGAACACTTATATTACCGGGCAGATGTTCCTGGTGGACGGAGGAATGTCGAAAGCATACTAG
- a CDS encoding sodium-dependent bicarbonate transport family permease, translating to MEQIIEIAYANLFSPMILFFLLGIIAVLVNSDLKVPTAFYTGYTMIILFTIGIKGGMELRSVSFTDMLPSIGAAIMLSVLMLFISLVILRKLYKYDMENALAISAHYGSVSAVTFVAGLAFLDKIGVSYESYMSAILVIMEGPAIIIAIILYKISARKHQDKINNPHTSLGFVIKEAFFGKSIFLLLGGIFIGMTAHTDGLASIQPLFGDLFYGILCIFLLHMGMIATQSMKRLENFNPLSFTFAVILPLIGGTIGVLTASFIGLSTGGAMMFGVLTGSASYIAAPAAIEHAIPKANSGLYLGSALGITLPFNLILGIPLYYWIAVIL from the coding sequence ATGGAACAAATAATAGAAATTGCGTACGCTAATTTATTTTCACCAATGATTTTGTTTTTTCTGTTAGGTATAATCGCTGTGCTTGTAAACTCTGATCTTAAAGTGCCAACTGCTTTTTATACAGGGTACACAATGATTATCCTATTTACTATCGGTATTAAAGGCGGAATGGAACTACGGTCTGTCTCCTTTACCGACATGCTGCCTTCTATAGGAGCAGCCATAATGCTGAGCGTCCTGATGCTGTTTATCTCGCTTGTAATCTTAAGAAAATTATATAAGTATGATATGGAAAATGCCCTGGCAATTTCAGCTCATTACGGTTCGGTCAGCGCTGTTACTTTTGTTGCCGGCCTTGCTTTTCTTGATAAAATAGGTGTCTCCTATGAATCATATATGTCAGCCATTCTTGTGATAATGGAAGGACCGGCGATTATCATTGCCATCATCCTGTATAAGATTTCCGCGAGAAAGCATCAGGATAAAATCAATAATCCGCACACAAGCCTTGGATTCGTAATAAAAGAAGCTTTCTTCGGAAAAAGTATTTTCCTCCTCCTGGGCGGTATTTTTATCGGTATGACTGCCCATACAGACGGCCTGGCAAGTATTCAGCCGCTGTTTGGAGACCTTTTTTACGGTATTTTATGTATTTTCCTTCTCCATATGGGAATGATTGCAACCCAGAGCATGAAAAGGCTGGAGAACTTTAATCCGCTTTCCTTTACATTCGCTGTTATACTTCCATTAATCGGAGGTACGATCGGTGTATTGACTGCCAGCTTTATCGGCTTGTCAACGGGAGGAGCAATGATGTTTGGGGTACTGACAGGAAGCGCCTCATATATTGCCGCCCCTGCAGCAATTGAACACGCTATACCTAAAGCTAATTCAGGGTTGTATTTAGGCTCTGCGCTGGGAATCACCCTGCCATTCAATTTAATTTTGGGCATCCCGCTTTATTACTGGATTGCGGTAATCCTCTGA
- a CDS encoding helix-turn-helix domain-containing protein: protein MLGKVLKYNRMRQQKRQEEVCEGICSVSYYSKIENDTANPSPEVLDMLMERLNINQQQIHLYDEKKLKEELHEWHRLIINGEVHNAEDKFVDLQQKVASIKSRKLSVLFELFFARMCLLINEGARAKEIIFQNETVIRDLNDSELYFYFLKVKAAREYYNSNYAIAGELLELAEGKIDIFIHPRFETTDLYYMAGLCASMLNDATLAIYYLSRVVDAFDSSYDYIKSGDCRLHLGKAYKALRKFKEAEENYSLASRIAGQLKDQKLEAEIEQLVGEMYSAMGRHKGAVHQYQLSYRLRQKEERLVTICAILEELNYLGHKPEMVSWVEHGMEIIRNISSERELSVKEKVSQHKLIYYQVLSDPSGEKDAGKVISHEVIPFFENIDLDGFLPKAAGELARYYEKSGDYKSSALYYKKAMEALQYSTP, encoded by the coding sequence GTGCTTGGCAAAGTATTAAAATATAACCGGATGAGACAGCAAAAAAGACAGGAAGAAGTTTGTGAAGGTATTTGTTCTGTTTCCTATTACAGCAAGATAGAGAATGACACGGCTAACCCAAGTCCTGAAGTTCTTGACATGCTCATGGAAAGACTTAACATTAACCAGCAGCAAATCCATCTGTATGATGAGAAAAAACTGAAGGAAGAATTACATGAATGGCACAGGCTGATCATTAACGGGGAAGTACATAACGCGGAGGACAAGTTTGTCGATTTGCAGCAAAAAGTCGCCTCCATAAAAAGCCGGAAGCTTTCTGTATTATTCGAGCTGTTTTTTGCGCGAATGTGCCTGCTCATAAACGAGGGTGCCCGTGCTAAAGAGATCATCTTCCAAAATGAAACAGTTATTAGAGATTTAAATGATTCAGAGCTTTACTTTTATTTTCTGAAAGTCAAAGCGGCCAGGGAATACTATAACAGTAATTATGCTATTGCAGGAGAGCTGCTTGAACTGGCTGAAGGAAAAATAGATATTTTTATACACCCGAGGTTTGAAACAACAGACTTGTATTATATGGCAGGGCTGTGTGCATCAATGCTGAATGATGCCACTCTTGCAATATATTATCTTTCCCGGGTTGTTGATGCCTTTGATTCTTCCTATGATTACATAAAGAGCGGGGACTGCAGGCTTCACCTTGGGAAAGCGTATAAAGCGCTGAGGAAGTTTAAAGAAGCAGAAGAAAACTATAGCCTCGCCTCGAGGATTGCCGGCCAGTTAAAAGACCAGAAGCTTGAAGCTGAAATCGAGCAGCTGGTGGGGGAAATGTATTCTGCCATGGGAAGGCACAAGGGGGCTGTCCACCAGTATCAGTTGAGTTACAGACTCAGGCAAAAAGAAGAGCGGCTAGTTACGATTTGCGCCATTCTGGAAGAATTAAATTATTTAGGGCACAAGCCGGAAATGGTCAGCTGGGTGGAACATGGAATGGAAATCATCCGGAATATCAGCTCTGAGCGGGAGCTGTCTGTTAAAGAAAAAGTCTCGCAGCATAAATTGATTTATTATCAGGTGCTCTCAGATCCGAGTGGCGAAAAAGACGCTGGGAAGGTTATTTCCCATGAAGTTATACCTTTCTTTGAAAATATTGATCTGGACGGCTTCCTGCCAAAAGCAGCCGGGGAACTTGCCAGGTATTATGAAAAAAGCGGTGACTACAAATCTTCCGCCCTATACTATAAAAAAGCCATGGAAGCATTACAATACAGCACCCCGTGA
- a CDS encoding acyl-CoA dehydrogenase family protein, with translation MFSTNDLLLKTDKQKQLYSRAASFLDSFSHRAAEYDETAQFPRENFEELKAQGMTALTVPGHLGGEGISLYEFLLVQETLAQGDGATALSLGWHNGIIMQLRDTGKWPQDKFENLAKETIEKKLLVNAAATEPSTGSPARGGKPATTAVKNENGWLINGKKTFTSLAPVLDRVIITATVQEGSKEYIGEFLLNTDTEGIRFDETWNTLGMRATRSDDLILKNVQVHEDALVATRDQGHGQTPQGWLLHIPACYLGIAIAARNEAVKFAKNYQPSSLPHPVSETSEVRRKTAEIDMELMKARYFMYYTASLWDEFPEKRTAMGAELAAVKTACTNSAVKAVDLALRIAGGQSLHKNNAFERYYRDVRAGLHNPPPDDITMQILGKKAYE, from the coding sequence ATGTTTTCGACGAACGATCTACTCTTAAAAACAGATAAGCAGAAACAACTGTATTCCCGTGCTGCTTCATTTTTGGACAGCTTCAGCCATCGTGCTGCAGAGTATGATGAGACAGCGCAGTTTCCCCGTGAAAACTTTGAGGAGTTAAAAGCTCAGGGAATGACTGCTCTTACAGTCCCCGGCCATTTGGGAGGAGAAGGAATCTCTTTATATGAATTTCTCCTTGTACAGGAAACCCTTGCTCAGGGAGACGGTGCTACAGCTTTGTCACTCGGCTGGCATAACGGGATTATTATGCAGTTAAGGGACACTGGCAAATGGCCGCAAGATAAATTTGAAAACCTTGCTAAAGAAACCATCGAGAAAAAACTGCTCGTAAACGCTGCTGCAACTGAACCCAGCACTGGAAGTCCGGCAAGGGGCGGAAAGCCGGCTACAACAGCAGTAAAAAATGAGAACGGCTGGTTAATAAACGGAAAGAAAACTTTTACATCACTGGCACCTGTTCTCGACCGTGTAATTATCACCGCAACGGTACAGGAAGGCAGTAAAGAATATATCGGGGAGTTTCTGCTGAACACAGACACAGAAGGTATCCGCTTCGATGAAACCTGGAATACTCTCGGCATGCGGGCTACAAGAAGTGATGACTTAATCCTTAAAAACGTGCAAGTACATGAAGATGCGCTGGTGGCGACCAGGGATCAGGGACATGGACAGACACCTCAAGGCTGGCTGCTTCATATTCCTGCCTGCTATTTGGGTATAGCTATAGCCGCCCGGAACGAGGCTGTCAAATTTGCCAAAAATTATCAGCCTTCCAGCCTTCCGCATCCGGTTTCGGAAACGTCCGAAGTGAGGAGGAAAACCGCCGAAATCGACATGGAACTGATGAAAGCCCGGTACTTCATGTATTATACAGCATCTCTGTGGGACGAGTTCCCTGAAAAAAGGACGGCAATGGGAGCTGAACTGGCGGCGGTTAAAACAGCGTGCACCAATTCAGCTGTAAAGGCAGTCGACCTGGCACTCAGAATAGCTGGAGGGCAAAGTTTACACAAAAACAATGCGTTTGAAAGATATTATCGTGATGTGAGAGCCGGATTGCATAATCCGCCTCCAGATGACATAACGATGCAGATCCTTGGGAAAAAAGCATACGAATAG
- the panF gene encoding sodium/pantothenate symporter, whose protein sequence is MNTPVLISLFTFIVLIFIIGFWSSRQMSRRQGSFLHEYFLGSRELGGFILAMTMVATYGSASSFLGGPGAAYTQGLGWVLLAMSQVATGYFVLLILGKKFAIMARKYDAVTLIDFLKKRYESKAVVLISAASIIIFLFSAMAAQWVGGAYLIESLTGLTYTSALFIFAVAVLIYVIIGGFRAVVVTDTVQGVVMFFGTIIILIGTIIAGGGITNIMNDLVAENPNLVTPFGHDGGLTPAYVASFWILVGVGVVALPQVAVRAMSYKNAKAMHRALIVGTIVVGVIMLGMHLIGVFARPILPGLEVADQVMPLITMEVLPPWLAGIVLAAPLAAIMSTVDSLLLLVSSAVVKDVYINYIKPEATEKQVKRASFSVTAVLGVLVFALALSPPDLLIWLNLFAFGGLEAAFIWPLIFGLYWQRGNKWGALASMITGVTSYIIIHQFFPNPLGMHSVVLPIVISFASYIIAVLLTDKHERQIAV, encoded by the coding sequence ATGAATACGCCTGTACTTATTTCATTATTCACTTTTATTGTATTAATATTTATAATCGGTTTCTGGTCTTCCAGACAGATGAGCCGGAGGCAGGGTTCTTTTCTACACGAATATTTCCTGGGAAGCAGAGAACTTGGGGGCTTTATACTGGCTATGACAATGGTTGCTACATACGGAAGCGCGAGCAGCTTTCTGGGAGGTCCGGGTGCCGCGTATACACAGGGGCTCGGCTGGGTGCTTCTTGCTATGTCCCAGGTGGCAACGGGGTATTTTGTACTTCTTATCCTTGGGAAAAAATTCGCGATTATGGCGAGAAAATATGACGCTGTCACACTTATCGATTTCCTGAAGAAAAGATACGAATCCAAAGCAGTTGTGCTTATTTCCGCAGCCAGTATCATCATATTTTTATTTTCAGCCATGGCGGCCCAATGGGTCGGCGGGGCTTACCTGATCGAGTCATTAACAGGCCTTACGTATACGAGCGCACTCTTTATTTTTGCAGTCGCTGTTCTTATTTATGTAATTATCGGCGGTTTCAGAGCCGTAGTTGTTACAGATACGGTCCAGGGTGTGGTCATGTTCTTCGGGACGATAATTATCCTGATCGGAACAATCATTGCCGGGGGCGGCATTACCAACATTATGAATGACCTGGTAGCGGAGAACCCTAATCTTGTTACTCCTTTCGGGCATGATGGGGGCCTTACTCCAGCCTATGTAGCTTCTTTCTGGATTCTCGTAGGAGTAGGCGTAGTCGCCCTTCCACAGGTTGCCGTCAGGGCCATGTCCTATAAAAATGCTAAGGCGATGCACCGGGCGCTGATTGTAGGGACTATCGTAGTCGGAGTGATTATGCTCGGAATGCATTTAATCGGCGTGTTTGCACGCCCGATTCTTCCCGGCCTAGAGGTGGCGGATCAGGTGATGCCGTTGATTACAATGGAGGTTCTCCCGCCATGGCTTGCGGGGATAGTCCTTGCCGCACCTCTCGCAGCAATTATGAGTACCGTTGATTCTTTGCTGCTCCTGGTCAGTTCCGCTGTTGTGAAAGATGTTTATATAAATTATATAAAGCCTGAGGCAACCGAGAAGCAAGTGAAAAGAGCTAGTTTTTCTGTTACAGCCGTTTTAGGTGTACTCGTGTTCGCGTTAGCTCTCAGCCCGCCTGATTTGCTTATTTGGCTGAATCTTTTCGCCTTTGGAGGCCTTGAGGCTGCTTTCATATGGCCGCTGATTTTTGGACTGTACTGGCAAAGGGGGAACAAATGGGGAGCCCTTGCATCCATGATTACAGGGGTAACGAGCTATATCATTATCCATCAGTTTTTTCCAAATCCACTCGGAATGCATTCCGTTGTCTTGCCGATAGTGATTTCGTTTGCGTCTTATATAATTGCTGTTTTACTGACTGATAAGCACGAAAGGCAGATTGCCGTTTGA
- a CDS encoding agmatinase family protein, producing MKISHEGLTPPSFTWTSDRENAAKVHEWIKPVTEIKSESELNEADALLFGIPLSRSSISASAASEFPDFFRRSWKGFATYNIDADMDLSHLSVIDLGDTIQHVTNIEECHRNIIRAMRDIKTRHSHPLPIAIGGDHSVTAKLIEGFKAAEPDKTIGLLQFDTHFDLRDPSELGPANGTPVRLMIEKGLIKGNHVHNIGLHGFFNTKDLKEFADTHNVNYTTMSAVRKKGIERVVNAALEELSEEVDVIYLTCDMDVLDMAYAPGVPAATPGGMRTDELFEAVFTAGQHPKVSAMDIVCLDPHKDFGQMTVKAGTHVFLSFLSGYALRNKQI from the coding sequence ATGAAAATAAGTCACGAGGGATTAACTCCTCCCTCCTTCACCTGGACAAGCGACAGGGAAAATGCCGCAAAAGTCCACGAGTGGATTAAACCAGTAACGGAAATCAAATCAGAGTCTGAATTAAACGAGGCGGATGCCCTTCTTTTCGGCATCCCTCTCTCCCGCTCTTCAATCAGCGCATCTGCCGCTTCTGAGTTTCCTGATTTTTTCCGGAGATCCTGGAAAGGCTTTGCAACGTACAATATAGATGCTGACATGGATTTATCCCACCTTTCAGTAATTGACCTTGGTGATACGATTCAACATGTTACGAATATAGAAGAATGCCACCGCAACATCATAAGAGCGATGAGAGACATAAAAACCAGGCACAGCCATCCATTGCCCATCGCCATTGGCGGGGACCATTCCGTTACCGCGAAGCTGATTGAAGGGTTTAAAGCGGCTGAGCCGGATAAAACAATTGGTTTGCTGCAGTTCGACACCCACTTTGACCTCAGAGATCCTTCAGAACTGGGCCCTGCAAACGGGACTCCTGTGAGGCTGATGATTGAAAAAGGGCTTATTAAAGGAAATCATGTTCACAATATTGGCCTTCATGGTTTTTTTAACACCAAGGATCTAAAAGAATTTGCTGATACTCACAATGTGAACTATACGACTATGAGTGCTGTACGGAAAAAGGGGATTGAAAGAGTTGTTAATGCAGCCCTTGAGGAGCTCTCTGAGGAAGTGGATGTTATCTATTTAACTTGCGATATGGATGTGCTGGATATGGCGTACGCCCCCGGTGTTCCAGCTGCCACGCCTGGGGGAATGCGGACCGATGAGCTTTTCGAAGCTGTTTTTACAGCGGGACAGCACCCAAAAGTATCGGCAATGGATATTGTATGCCTGGACCCCCATAAGGATTTTGGGCAGATGACGGTGAAAGCCGGTACCCATGTTTTCCTCAGTTTTTTATCAGGCTATGCGTTGCGAAATAAGCAAATCTGA
- a CDS encoding nucleoside triphosphate pyrophosphohydrolase, producing MPVYNKLVRDRIPEIIEKNGAECDVRRLETGEFEAEAKKKLQEELEEYLEAGNAEQALEELADLLELIYCLSEHHGYSREELESLREDKAERRGSFYEKWFLVKVRDE from the coding sequence ATGCCAGTATATAACAAGCTTGTGAGGGACAGGATACCGGAGATTATAGAAAAAAATGGAGCGGAGTGTGACGTCAGGCGTCTGGAGACAGGAGAGTTTGAAGCCGAGGCTAAAAAGAAGCTGCAGGAAGAGCTGGAAGAATATCTTGAAGCCGGGAATGCGGAACAGGCACTGGAAGAGCTGGCGGATTTGCTTGAGCTCATATACTGCCTTAGTGAACATCACGGCTACTCAAGGGAAGAACTGGAAAGCTTAAGGGAAGACAAAGCTGAACGAAGAGGCTCGTTTTATGAGAAATGGTTTCTCGTCAAAGTCAGGGATGAATAG